Proteins co-encoded in one Salvia splendens isolate huo1 chromosome 4, SspV2, whole genome shotgun sequence genomic window:
- the LOC121798956 gene encoding dol-P-Glc:Glc(2)Man(9)GlcNAc(2)-PP-Dol alpha-1,2-glucosyltransferase-like isoform X1, producing the protein MGRTAVASVVTLCLIPVHLIVNRFVPDPYMDEIFHVPQAQHYCRGNFTSWDPLITTPPGLYFLSLAYIASLFPGLFCMRAVPSFSDSCSTSILRLNNGVLSVVCSILVYEIIIHLRPSLDDKIATFRAVVLSLYPLHWFFSFLYYTDVASLTAVLAMYLLVLKKKYIFSSLLGTVSVLVRQTNIIWLLFAACTGVIEFAQSHLKDREEEIDKVRTAMQNDDFSDIHKGFTVNSKLRKRRVNNGVRNQKKHAVATLNPMEHSSGLLDEIYSIVIISWNHLLEILVLLSPFLMVFAAFVAFVCWNGSIVLGAKDAHAVSPHFAQFLYYGVVSSLFTFPIHFSFGQAATLSHQLLKNRLLGFLQGFMALALAFLSVKYFSIAHPYLLADNRHYPFYLWRKVINRHWSTKYLMIPFYIYSWFSIVCNLAKNQKKLWVLVYVLACAATLIPTPLIEFRYYTIPFFFMVLHTDIIDNISWLLLGFLYLCINFFTMYMFLFRPFSWAHEAGTQRFIW; encoded by the exons ATGGGTAGAACCGCCGTTGCATCGGTCGTAACTCTATGTCTAATTCCCGTTCATCTCATCGTCAATCGTTTTGTTCCCGACCCTTACATG GATGAGATATTCCACGTTCCCCAGGCGCAACACTACTGTCGGGGGAATTTCACAAGTTGGGATCCCCTGATCACTACGCCTCCTGGACT GTACTTTCTTTCACTTGCCTATATTGCTTCTTTGTTTCCAGGATTGTTCTGCATGCGAGCAGTGCCATCGTTTTCAGACTCATGCTCTACTTCAATTCTACGACTAAACAATGGTGTTCTTTCAGTAGTATGTAGCATTCTTGTATATGAGATAATCATTCATCTGAGACCATCGCTTGATGACAAGATAGCAACATTTCGTGCTGTGGTTTTGTCATTGTATCCGTTGCACTGGTTCTTCTCCTTTTTATACTATACAGACGTGGCATCTCTAACTGCAGTACTTGCTATGTATCTTCTAGTTTTGAAGAAGAAGTACATCTTCAGTTCTTTG CTCGGTACTGTTTCTGTGTTGGTAAGGCAAACAAATATTATATGGTTGCTCTTTGCTGCTTGCACTGGCGTTATAGAGTTCGCTCAGTCTCATCTAAAGGATAGGGAGGAGGAAATAGATAAGGTAAGGACAGCAATGCAAAATGATGATTTCTCCGACATCCATAAGGGTTTTACAGTGAACTCCAAATTGAGAAAGCGAAGGGTCAATAATGGTGTGAGAAATCAGAAAAAACATGCCGTAGCAACGTTGAATCCTATGGAACATTCCTCAG GATTGCTTGACGAAATTTATAGCATAGTAATTATATCTTGGAATCATTTATTGGAGATTTTGGTTTTGCTAAGTCCTTTCTTGATGGTATTTGCGGCTTTTGTAGCATTTGTGTGCTGGAATGGAAGTATTGTTCTTG GTGCTAAAGACGCGCATGCAGTTTCCCCCCATTTTGCCCAGTTTCTGTATTACGGCGTGGTTTCTTCTCTGTTTACTTTTCCTATCCATTTCTCTTTTGGTCAAGCTGCCACTCTGTCTCATCAGCTCCTCAAGAACAGACTGCTTGGCTTTTTACAGGGGTTCATGGCCTTGGCCCTTGCTTTCCTTTCTGTGAAATATTTCAG CATTGCCCACCCATATCTCTTAGCAGACAATCGGCATTATCCTTTCTATCTCTGGCGGAAAGTCATCAACCGCCATTGGTCGACCAAGTACCTTATGATCCCATTTTATATTTACTCGTGGTTCTCCATAGTCTGTAATTTGG CCAAAAATCAGAAGAAGCTCTGGGTGTTGGTATATGTTTTGGCTTGCGCTGCAACACTTATTCCCACACCATTGATAGAGTTCAGATACTATACAATTCCATTCTTCTTCATGGTTCTCCACACCGACATTATTGACAACATTAGTTGGCTTCTGCTGGGGTTCTTGTATCTTTGTATCAATTTCTTCACAATGTATATGTTCTTGTTCCGGCCCTTCTCTTGGGCGCACGAAGCTGGGACACAGAGGTTCATTTGGTGA
- the LOC121798956 gene encoding dol-P-Glc:Glc(2)Man(9)GlcNAc(2)-PP-Dol alpha-1,2-glucosyltransferase-like isoform X2 — translation MSNSRSSHRQSFCSRPLHVKDEIFHVPQAQHYCRGNFTSWDPLITTPPGLYFLSLAYIASLFPGLFCMRAVPSFSDSCSTSILRLNNGVLSVVCSILVYEIIIHLRPSLDDKIATFRAVVLSLYPLHWFFSFLYYTDVASLTAVLAMYLLVLKKKYIFSSLLGTVSVLVRQTNIIWLLFAACTGVIEFAQSHLKDREEEIDKVRTAMQNDDFSDIHKGFTVNSKLRKRRVNNGVRNQKKHAVATLNPMEHSSGLLDEIYSIVIISWNHLLEILVLLSPFLMVFAAFVAFVCWNGSIVLGAKDAHAVSPHFAQFLYYGVVSSLFTFPIHFSFGQAATLSHQLLKNRLLGFLQGFMALALAFLSVKYFSIAHPYLLADNRHYPFYLWRKVINRHWSTKYLMIPFYIYSWFSIVCNLAKNQKKLWVLVYVLACAATLIPTPLIEFRYYTIPFFFMVLHTDIIDNISWLLLGFLYLCINFFTMYMFLFRPFSWAHEAGTQRFIW, via the exons ATGTCTAATTCCCGTTCATCTCATCGTCAATCGTTTTGTTCCCGACCCTTACATG TGAAGGATGAGATATTCCACGTTCCCCAGGCGCAACACTACTGTCGGGGGAATTTCACAAGTTGGGATCCCCTGATCACTACGCCTCCTGGACT GTACTTTCTTTCACTTGCCTATATTGCTTCTTTGTTTCCAGGATTGTTCTGCATGCGAGCAGTGCCATCGTTTTCAGACTCATGCTCTACTTCAATTCTACGACTAAACAATGGTGTTCTTTCAGTAGTATGTAGCATTCTTGTATATGAGATAATCATTCATCTGAGACCATCGCTTGATGACAAGATAGCAACATTTCGTGCTGTGGTTTTGTCATTGTATCCGTTGCACTGGTTCTTCTCCTTTTTATACTATACAGACGTGGCATCTCTAACTGCAGTACTTGCTATGTATCTTCTAGTTTTGAAGAAGAAGTACATCTTCAGTTCTTTG CTCGGTACTGTTTCTGTGTTGGTAAGGCAAACAAATATTATATGGTTGCTCTTTGCTGCTTGCACTGGCGTTATAGAGTTCGCTCAGTCTCATCTAAAGGATAGGGAGGAGGAAATAGATAAGGTAAGGACAGCAATGCAAAATGATGATTTCTCCGACATCCATAAGGGTTTTACAGTGAACTCCAAATTGAGAAAGCGAAGGGTCAATAATGGTGTGAGAAATCAGAAAAAACATGCCGTAGCAACGTTGAATCCTATGGAACATTCCTCAG GATTGCTTGACGAAATTTATAGCATAGTAATTATATCTTGGAATCATTTATTGGAGATTTTGGTTTTGCTAAGTCCTTTCTTGATGGTATTTGCGGCTTTTGTAGCATTTGTGTGCTGGAATGGAAGTATTGTTCTTG GTGCTAAAGACGCGCATGCAGTTTCCCCCCATTTTGCCCAGTTTCTGTATTACGGCGTGGTTTCTTCTCTGTTTACTTTTCCTATCCATTTCTCTTTTGGTCAAGCTGCCACTCTGTCTCATCAGCTCCTCAAGAACAGACTGCTTGGCTTTTTACAGGGGTTCATGGCCTTGGCCCTTGCTTTCCTTTCTGTGAAATATTTCAG CATTGCCCACCCATATCTCTTAGCAGACAATCGGCATTATCCTTTCTATCTCTGGCGGAAAGTCATCAACCGCCATTGGTCGACCAAGTACCTTATGATCCCATTTTATATTTACTCGTGGTTCTCCATAGTCTGTAATTTGG CCAAAAATCAGAAGAAGCTCTGGGTGTTGGTATATGTTTTGGCTTGCGCTGCAACACTTATTCCCACACCATTGATAGAGTTCAGATACTATACAATTCCATTCTTCTTCATGGTTCTCCACACCGACATTATTGACAACATTAGTTGGCTTCTGCTGGGGTTCTTGTATCTTTGTATCAATTTCTTCACAATGTATATGTTCTTGTTCCGGCCCTTCTCTTGGGCGCACGAAGCTGGGACACAGAGGTTCATTTGGTGA
- the LOC121798956 gene encoding dol-P-Glc:Glc(2)Man(9)GlcNAc(2)-PP-Dol alpha-1,2-glucosyltransferase-like isoform X3 — protein MRAVPSFSDSCSTSILRLNNGVLSVVCSILVYEIIIHLRPSLDDKIATFRAVVLSLYPLHWFFSFLYYTDVASLTAVLAMYLLVLKKKYIFSSLLGTVSVLVRQTNIIWLLFAACTGVIEFAQSHLKDREEEIDKVRTAMQNDDFSDIHKGFTVNSKLRKRRVNNGVRNQKKHAVATLNPMEHSSGLLDEIYSIVIISWNHLLEILVLLSPFLMVFAAFVAFVCWNGSIVLGAKDAHAVSPHFAQFLYYGVVSSLFTFPIHFSFGQAATLSHQLLKNRLLGFLQGFMALALAFLSVKYFSIAHPYLLADNRHYPFYLWRKVINRHWSTKYLMIPFYIYSWFSIVCNLAKNQKKLWVLVYVLACAATLIPTPLIEFRYYTIPFFFMVLHTDIIDNISWLLLGFLYLCINFFTMYMFLFRPFSWAHEAGTQRFIW, from the exons ATGCGAGCAGTGCCATCGTTTTCAGACTCATGCTCTACTTCAATTCTACGACTAAACAATGGTGTTCTTTCAGTAGTATGTAGCATTCTTGTATATGAGATAATCATTCATCTGAGACCATCGCTTGATGACAAGATAGCAACATTTCGTGCTGTGGTTTTGTCATTGTATCCGTTGCACTGGTTCTTCTCCTTTTTATACTATACAGACGTGGCATCTCTAACTGCAGTACTTGCTATGTATCTTCTAGTTTTGAAGAAGAAGTACATCTTCAGTTCTTTG CTCGGTACTGTTTCTGTGTTGGTAAGGCAAACAAATATTATATGGTTGCTCTTTGCTGCTTGCACTGGCGTTATAGAGTTCGCTCAGTCTCATCTAAAGGATAGGGAGGAGGAAATAGATAAGGTAAGGACAGCAATGCAAAATGATGATTTCTCCGACATCCATAAGGGTTTTACAGTGAACTCCAAATTGAGAAAGCGAAGGGTCAATAATGGTGTGAGAAATCAGAAAAAACATGCCGTAGCAACGTTGAATCCTATGGAACATTCCTCAG GATTGCTTGACGAAATTTATAGCATAGTAATTATATCTTGGAATCATTTATTGGAGATTTTGGTTTTGCTAAGTCCTTTCTTGATGGTATTTGCGGCTTTTGTAGCATTTGTGTGCTGGAATGGAAGTATTGTTCTTG GTGCTAAAGACGCGCATGCAGTTTCCCCCCATTTTGCCCAGTTTCTGTATTACGGCGTGGTTTCTTCTCTGTTTACTTTTCCTATCCATTTCTCTTTTGGTCAAGCTGCCACTCTGTCTCATCAGCTCCTCAAGAACAGACTGCTTGGCTTTTTACAGGGGTTCATGGCCTTGGCCCTTGCTTTCCTTTCTGTGAAATATTTCAG CATTGCCCACCCATATCTCTTAGCAGACAATCGGCATTATCCTTTCTATCTCTGGCGGAAAGTCATCAACCGCCATTGGTCGACCAAGTACCTTATGATCCCATTTTATATTTACTCGTGGTTCTCCATAGTCTGTAATTTGG CCAAAAATCAGAAGAAGCTCTGGGTGTTGGTATATGTTTTGGCTTGCGCTGCAACACTTATTCCCACACCATTGATAGAGTTCAGATACTATACAATTCCATTCTTCTTCATGGTTCTCCACACCGACATTATTGACAACATTAGTTGGCTTCTGCTGGGGTTCTTGTATCTTTGTATCAATTTCTTCACAATGTATATGTTCTTGTTCCGGCCCTTCTCTTGGGCGCACGAAGCTGGGACACAGAGGTTCATTTGGTGA